One segment of Candidatus Methylomirabilis sp. DNA contains the following:
- a CDS encoding 4-hydroxyphenylacetate 3-hydroxylase N-terminal domain-containing protein, with protein MALRTAAQYRESLRDGRVVFYRGERVADVTAHPVIRVAIEHACIDYEMADRPETRELAVVKSPETGEPISRYFHIPRTADDLLKRSALIEAATREGATLVVLIKEIGTDALFALQILADQMDKALGTAYGERVGRFHRHCRDNDLAMAVAQTDVKGDRSLGPAAQAHPDYYLRIVDERPEGIVVRGAKVHTSVSTNANEIIVLPTRALTEQDAAYAVAFAVPANAKGLKLLASPYGAPRSRPFESPITAAHKMMETLTVFEDVLVPHERVFLKGEWKYAGPLALTFVEFHRFTAVSYKLPLVDLLVGTARLIAEYNGLDKVGHIRDKLIHLIAYAETLRALIRQAALGCRTVPPGIAVPSPLLVNLAKHHFASGYAQAVAWLQEIAGGLLVTGPGQEDWESPETRPYLERYFGGAKGVPAEHRLRLMNLIQDLTASDFGGYQAVLAIHAEGSIEAEKLAAYRAYDPKPAVAYAKRLAGIPQT; from the coding sequence ATGGCGCTACGGACGGCGGCGCAGTACCGGGAGAGCCTGCGGGACGGGCGGGTGGTCTTCTACCGGGGGGAGCGGGTCGCGGACGTGACGGCGCACCCGGTCATCCGGGTGGCCATCGAGCACGCCTGCATTGACTACGAGATGGCGGACCGGCCGGAGACGCGGGAGCTGGCCGTCGTCAAGTCCCCGGAGACGGGCGAGCCCATCAGCCGGTACTTCCACATTCCCCGAACCGCGGACGATCTCCTGAAGCGGAGTGCCCTCATCGAGGCCGCCACGCGGGAAGGGGCAACGCTGGTGGTCCTGATCAAGGAGATCGGGACCGACGCCCTCTTCGCCCTGCAGATCCTGGCCGATCAGATGGACAAGGCCCTCGGGACGGCATACGGCGAGCGCGTGGGGCGATTCCATCGCCACTGCCGCGACAACGACCTGGCCATGGCCGTGGCCCAGACGGACGTGAAGGGGGACCGGAGCCTGGGGCCGGCGGCCCAGGCGCACCCCGACTACTACCTGCGGATCGTGGACGAGCGCCCGGAGGGGATCGTCGTCCGGGGGGCGAAGGTCCACACCTCGGTCTCCACGAACGCCAACGAGATCATCGTCCTGCCGACCCGGGCCCTCACGGAGCAGGACGCTGCCTACGCTGTCGCCTTCGCCGTCCCGGCCAACGCGAAGGGACTGAAGCTCCTGGCCAGCCCCTATGGGGCGCCGCGGTCCCGGCCCTTCGAGTCTCCGATCACGGCAGCCCACAAGATGATGGAGACCCTCACCGTCTTCGAGGACGTGCTCGTCCCCCACGAGCGGGTCTTCCTCAAGGGGGAGTGGAAGTACGCCGGGCCCCTCGCGCTCACCTTCGTGGAGTTCCACCGGTTCACCGCGGTCTCCTACAAGCTGCCGCTCGTGGACCTGCTGGTGGGGACCGCCCGCCTCATCGCCGAGTACAACGGCCTCGACAAGGTCGGGCACATCCGGGACAAGCTCATCCACCTCATCGCCTACGCCGAGACGCTCCGGGCGCTCATCCGCCAGGCGGCGCTCGGGTGCCGGACGGTGCCGCCGGGGATCGCCGTGCCGAGTCCCCTGCTGGTCAACCTTGCCAAGCACCACTTCGCGAGCGGCTACGCCCAGGCGGTCGCCTGGCTCCAGGAGATCGCGGGGGGCCTGCTGGTGACCGGCCCCGGGCAGGAGGACTGGGAGAGCCCCGAGACGCGCCCCTACCTGGAGCGCTATTTCGGCGGGGCCAAGGGGGTGCCGGCGGAGCACCGCCTGCGCCTGATGAACCTGATCCAGGACCTCACCGCCTCGGACTTCGGCGGCTACCAGGCCGTGCTGGCCATCCACGCCGAGGGCTCGATCGAGGCGGAGAAGCTCGCCGCCTACCGCGCCTACGATCCGAAGCCGGCCGTCGCCTACGCCAAGCGCCTGGCCGGCATCCCCCAGACGTAG
- a CDS encoding antibiotic biosynthesis monooxygenase, which yields MIVVSNRIQVTKGQEGAFEQRFEGRARLVEHMPGFVRLEILRPMKSDYYVVLTYWASTKDFDAWTESPEFREAHAQRPPKEMFSGPNVFEMHEIVQHVERKA from the coding sequence ATGATTGTCGTCTCGAACCGGATCCAGGTGACAAAGGGCCAGGAGGGGGCCTTCGAGCAGCGTTTCGAGGGTCGGGCCCGCCTGGTCGAGCACATGCCCGGATTCGTCCGCCTGGAGATCCTCCGCCCCATGAAGAGCGACTACTATGTGGTGCTGACCTACTGGGCGTCGACGAAGGACTTCGACGCCTGGACGGAGAGCCCGGAGTTCCGAGAAGCCCATGCGCAGCGGCCCCCGAAGGAGATGTTTTCCGGCCCGAACGTCTTCGAGATGCACGAGATCGTCCAGCACGTGGAGCGGAAGGCGTGA
- a CDS encoding CopD family protein, which yields MPKGLAFVLTLHLTGIVFWVGSLMARVLMLGRLAAPGSADARPVVAVLHRRLHLMVEVPAFSLLLIAGLALLHLTRTSLTAPWLLIKLLFVAILLGLDGLVSVQIKRAVAGKRIPASQPVLYAIAVVVGTALIMYLVLTKGA from the coding sequence ATGCCTAAGGGGCTCGCCTTCGTCCTCACGCTTCACCTGACCGGGATCGTCTTCTGGGTCGGAAGTCTCATGGCCCGGGTCCTCATGCTGGGTCGGCTCGCCGCTCCGGGATCGGCCGACGCGCGCCCGGTGGTGGCCGTGCTCCATCGCCGCCTGCACCTGATGGTGGAGGTCCCTGCCTTCAGCCTGCTCTTGATCGCCGGCCTCGCCCTCCTGCACCTGACCCGCACCTCCCTCACCGCGCCCTGGCTGCTGATCAAACTTCTCTTCGTGGCCATCCTGCTCGGCCTCGACGGCCTGGTCTCGGTCCAGATCAAGCGGGCCGTCGCCGGGAAGCGGATCCCCGCCTCCCAGCCGGTCCTCTACGCCATCGCGGTCGTGGTGGGGACCGCCCTCATCATGTACCTGGTCCTGACCAAAGGCGCCTGA